One Neodiprion pinetum isolate iyNeoPine1 chromosome 1, iyNeoPine1.2, whole genome shotgun sequence genomic window carries:
- the Pur-alpha gene encoding transcriptional regulator protein Pur-beta isoform X2, whose product MGEILINLNQNVNNQQTLANGWGDTMGKIQYWHPEGQQGQQGEQELATKMLQIQSKRFYLDVKQNRRGRFIKVAEIGADGRRSQIFLALSTASEFRDHLSTFSDFYASLGPPNPDNVPDDGKLKSEMMVKDNRRYYLDLKENSRGRFLRVSQTITRGGPRSQIAIPAQGMIEFRDALTDLLEEFGTDDGGFKGDLPEGRYMRVDNKNFYFDIGQNNRGIYMRISEVKTNFRTAITVPEKSWGRFRDIFADYCEKMKEGGGGGGGGGGGGGGAGGGGGGVGGGAGGGGVGVVGVVGVGIGGGGSSGIGGNNLADGKTMVAQVPSPSSSQQPNPNLDSPLLK is encoded by the exons ATGGGGgaaatattgataaatttaaacCAAAATGTTAATAACCAACAGACATTAGCTAACGGATGGGGCGATACTATGGGAAAAATACAATATTGGCATCCCGAAG GCCAACAAGGCCAACAGGGTGAACAAGAACTGGCAACAAAGATGCTACAAATTCAAAGTAAGAGATTCTATCTGGATGTGAAACAAAACAGACGTGGCAGATTCATCAAAGTTGCTGAG ATTGGAGCTGATGGACGAAGAAGCCAGATTTTTCTGGCGTTAAGCACAGCTTCTGAATTTCGAGATCACCTTTCCACATTCAGTGACTTTTACGCATCGTTAG GTCCCCCAAATCCAGACAACGTGCCGGACGATGGGAAACTCAAATCAGAAATGATGGTGAAAGATAATCGACGGTACTATCTTGACCTCAAGGAAAACTCACGTGGCCGTTTCCTGAGG GTATCCCAAACGATAACACGGGGTGGACCGAGGTCGCAGATAGCAATACCAGCGCAAGGGATGATTGAATTTCGTGATGCATTGACGGACTTACTAGAAGAATTTGGTACAGACGATGGTGGATTCAAAGGCGATTTACCAGAGGGGCGTTACATGCGtgttgataataaaaatttctacttCGATATCGGTCAAAATAATCGTGGCATATACATGAGAATTTCGGAG GTAAAAACGAACTTTAGAACAGCGATTACCGTACCAGAGAAGTCATGGGGACGATTCAGAGATATATTTGCGGACtactgtgaaaaaatgaaggagggaggaggaggaggaggaggcggcgGCGGTGGAGGCGGCGGAGCtggaggcggaggaggaggagtaggaggaggagcaggaggaggaggagtaggagtagtagGAGTAGTAGGAGTTGGGAtcggtggtggtggtagtAGTGGAATTGGTGGAAACAATCTGGCAGATGGAAAAACAATGGTAGCGCAAGTACCATCACCGTCTTCATCGCAACAGCCTAACCCTAATTTAGACTCCCCACTACTCAAGTGA
- the Pur-alpha gene encoding transcriptional regulator protein Pur-beta isoform X1 codes for MGEILINLNQNVNNQQTLANGWGDTMGKIQYWHPEGQQGQQGEQELATKMLQIQSKRFYLDVKQNRRGRFIKVAEIGADGRRSQIFLALSTASEFRDHLSTFSDFYASLGPPNPDNVPDDGKLKSEMMVKDNRRYYLDLKENSRGRFLRVSHPVSQTITRGGPRSQIAIPAQGMIEFRDALTDLLEEFGTDDGGFKGDLPEGRYMRVDNKNFYFDIGQNNRGIYMRISEVKTNFRTAITVPEKSWGRFRDIFADYCEKMKEGGGGGGGGGGGGGGAGGGGGGVGGGAGGGGVGVVGVVGVGIGGGGSSGIGGNNLADGKTMVAQVPSPSSSQQPNPNLDSPLLK; via the exons ATGGGGgaaatattgataaatttaaacCAAAATGTTAATAACCAACAGACATTAGCTAACGGATGGGGCGATACTATGGGAAAAATACAATATTGGCATCCCGAAG GCCAACAAGGCCAACAGGGTGAACAAGAACTGGCAACAAAGATGCTACAAATTCAAAGTAAGAGATTCTATCTGGATGTGAAACAAAACAGACGTGGCAGATTCATCAAAGTTGCTGAG ATTGGAGCTGATGGACGAAGAAGCCAGATTTTTCTGGCGTTAAGCACAGCTTCTGAATTTCGAGATCACCTTTCCACATTCAGTGACTTTTACGCATCGTTAG GTCCCCCAAATCCAGACAACGTGCCGGACGATGGGAAACTCAAATCAGAAATGATGGTGAAAGATAATCGACGGTACTATCTTGACCTCAAGGAAAACTCACGTGGCCGTTTCCTGAGGGTGAGTCACCCT GTATCCCAAACGATAACACGGGGTGGACCGAGGTCGCAGATAGCAATACCAGCGCAAGGGATGATTGAATTTCGTGATGCATTGACGGACTTACTAGAAGAATTTGGTACAGACGATGGTGGATTCAAAGGCGATTTACCAGAGGGGCGTTACATGCGtgttgataataaaaatttctacttCGATATCGGTCAAAATAATCGTGGCATATACATGAGAATTTCGGAG GTAAAAACGAACTTTAGAACAGCGATTACCGTACCAGAGAAGTCATGGGGACGATTCAGAGATATATTTGCGGACtactgtgaaaaaatgaaggagggaggaggaggaggaggaggcggcgGCGGTGGAGGCGGCGGAGCtggaggcggaggaggaggagtaggaggaggagcaggaggaggaggagtaggagtagtagGAGTAGTAGGAGTTGGGAtcggtggtggtggtagtAGTGGAATTGGTGGAAACAATCTGGCAGATGGAAAAACAATGGTAGCGCAAGTACCATCACCGTCTTCATCGCAACAGCCTAACCCTAATTTAGACTCCCCACTACTCAAGTGA
- the Pur-alpha gene encoding transcriptional regulator protein Pur-beta isoform X3, translated as MSDQESLDDQRPKYGPGSTETGGADFDSGQQGQQGEQELATKMLQIQSKRFYLDVKQNRRGRFIKVAEIGADGRRSQIFLALSTASEFRDHLSTFSDFYASLGPPNPDNVPDDGKLKSEMMVKDNRRYYLDLKENSRGRFLRVSHPVSQTITRGGPRSQIAIPAQGMIEFRDALTDLLEEFGTDDGGFKGDLPEGRYMRVDNKNFYFDIGQNNRGIYMRISEVKTNFRTAITVPEKSWGRFRDIFADYCEKMKEGGGGGGGGGGGGGGAGGGGGGVGGGAGGGGVGVVGVVGVGIGGGGSSGIGGNNLADGKTMVAQVPSPSSSQQPNPNLDSPLLK; from the exons GCCAACAAGGCCAACAGGGTGAACAAGAACTGGCAACAAAGATGCTACAAATTCAAAGTAAGAGATTCTATCTGGATGTGAAACAAAACAGACGTGGCAGATTCATCAAAGTTGCTGAG ATTGGAGCTGATGGACGAAGAAGCCAGATTTTTCTGGCGTTAAGCACAGCTTCTGAATTTCGAGATCACCTTTCCACATTCAGTGACTTTTACGCATCGTTAG GTCCCCCAAATCCAGACAACGTGCCGGACGATGGGAAACTCAAATCAGAAATGATGGTGAAAGATAATCGACGGTACTATCTTGACCTCAAGGAAAACTCACGTGGCCGTTTCCTGAGGGTGAGTCACCCT GTATCCCAAACGATAACACGGGGTGGACCGAGGTCGCAGATAGCAATACCAGCGCAAGGGATGATTGAATTTCGTGATGCATTGACGGACTTACTAGAAGAATTTGGTACAGACGATGGTGGATTCAAAGGCGATTTACCAGAGGGGCGTTACATGCGtgttgataataaaaatttctacttCGATATCGGTCAAAATAATCGTGGCATATACATGAGAATTTCGGAG GTAAAAACGAACTTTAGAACAGCGATTACCGTACCAGAGAAGTCATGGGGACGATTCAGAGATATATTTGCGGACtactgtgaaaaaatgaaggagggaggaggaggaggaggaggcggcgGCGGTGGAGGCGGCGGAGCtggaggcggaggaggaggagtaggaggaggagcaggaggaggaggagtaggagtagtagGAGTAGTAGGAGTTGGGAtcggtggtggtggtagtAGTGGAATTGGTGGAAACAATCTGGCAGATGGAAAAACAATGGTAGCGCAAGTACCATCACCGTCTTCATCGCAACAGCCTAACCCTAATTTAGACTCCCCACTACTCAAGTGA
- the Pur-alpha gene encoding transcriptional regulator protein Pur-beta isoform X4, with amino-acid sequence MSDQESLDDQRPKYGPGSTETGGADFDSGQQGQQGEQELATKMLQIQSKRFYLDVKQNRRGRFIKVAEIGADGRRSQIFLALSTASEFRDHLSTFSDFYASLGPPNPDNVPDDGKLKSEMMVKDNRRYYLDLKENSRGRFLRVSQTITRGGPRSQIAIPAQGMIEFRDALTDLLEEFGTDDGGFKGDLPEGRYMRVDNKNFYFDIGQNNRGIYMRISEVKTNFRTAITVPEKSWGRFRDIFADYCEKMKEGGGGGGGGGGGGGGAGGGGGGVGGGAGGGGVGVVGVVGVGIGGGGSSGIGGNNLADGKTMVAQVPSPSSSQQPNPNLDSPLLK; translated from the exons GCCAACAAGGCCAACAGGGTGAACAAGAACTGGCAACAAAGATGCTACAAATTCAAAGTAAGAGATTCTATCTGGATGTGAAACAAAACAGACGTGGCAGATTCATCAAAGTTGCTGAG ATTGGAGCTGATGGACGAAGAAGCCAGATTTTTCTGGCGTTAAGCACAGCTTCTGAATTTCGAGATCACCTTTCCACATTCAGTGACTTTTACGCATCGTTAG GTCCCCCAAATCCAGACAACGTGCCGGACGATGGGAAACTCAAATCAGAAATGATGGTGAAAGATAATCGACGGTACTATCTTGACCTCAAGGAAAACTCACGTGGCCGTTTCCTGAGG GTATCCCAAACGATAACACGGGGTGGACCGAGGTCGCAGATAGCAATACCAGCGCAAGGGATGATTGAATTTCGTGATGCATTGACGGACTTACTAGAAGAATTTGGTACAGACGATGGTGGATTCAAAGGCGATTTACCAGAGGGGCGTTACATGCGtgttgataataaaaatttctacttCGATATCGGTCAAAATAATCGTGGCATATACATGAGAATTTCGGAG GTAAAAACGAACTTTAGAACAGCGATTACCGTACCAGAGAAGTCATGGGGACGATTCAGAGATATATTTGCGGACtactgtgaaaaaatgaaggagggaggaggaggaggaggaggcggcgGCGGTGGAGGCGGCGGAGCtggaggcggaggaggaggagtaggaggaggagcaggaggaggaggagtaggagtagtagGAGTAGTAGGAGTTGGGAtcggtggtggtggtagtAGTGGAATTGGTGGAAACAATCTGGCAGATGGAAAAACAATGGTAGCGCAAGTACCATCACCGTCTTCATCGCAACAGCCTAACCCTAATTTAGACTCCCCACTACTCAAGTGA